GACAATGGCAATGCTCGGGTGATACTGCAAGAATGAACCGTCGCTTTCATCCGCTTCCGCAACGACATATTCGCCTTTGCCGGCTTTTGCGTTCGTTCCCACATTGACGATCTCGCCGCCGATAATATAAGTTGGATCGGCATCGCATTTTTCCATAACAAGCGCGATCATGGAGGAAGTAGTCGTCTTCCCATGTGCTCCGGCTACGGCCACGCCTTTGCCGGCATTCATGAGCCGCGCAAGCATTTGAGCACGGTGCAGCACCGGAATATTCAGCTCTTCCGCCGCCATCCGCTCCACATTGTCTTTCGAGAGCGCTGTCGAATAAACGACAAGATCGGCGCCCTTGACATGCTCCGCCTCATGGCCGATATAGATTTGCGCGCCTTTCGCCGCTAGCTTTTCCGTCAATTCCTGACGGGCTACATCGGAACCGGTAATTTTATATCCCATTTCTAGCATAACGCGGGCGATTGCGCTCATGCCGTAACCGCCGATTCCGATGAAATGAACATGTTCTGCCGTATTCAAAGACGGTTCACCAACCTTTTTCAGAATCCGAGTTGTACAATATGCGGGAGCGAACGTCACCTATTAAATAAAGCGTACCAGTCACAACCCCAAGGTCTGTTTCCCCGGTCAATTGTTGCAATTTGCGGAGGCCTTCTCGCCAATCTTTCTCCACGATAAGCTCAAAGGAAGACTCCGCAGGCTTCACATCGCGGACAAGATCGGCGAGAAGTTCCGCATCTAGCTTGCTGCGGAAATCAGGCTCGGTCACGATAAGCGTATCCACTATTGGTAGTATATGCTTTAGAACATCCCGATGATTCTTATTCTCTACCATCGCCATCATGACATGAAGACGATCATACCGGTAAGTCGAACGAAGTGCCTGCACAAGCGATTCAGCACCTTCCGGATTATGCGCCCCGTCAATCAGAATGCGGGGAGAACGGGATACCATTTCCAGGCGTCCCGGCCATTTCGCCTCGCGCAGCCCGTCTGCTAGCGCATCGTCTTCTACGATCAAAGCGTAATATTGACGAAGCACTTCAAGCGTCATGACCGCAACGGCAGCATTCGTCCGCTGATGCGCGCCATTAAGGGTAATCGTGAGCGGATCAATAGAACGGAACATCCCTTCGAAACGGAAGGTTTGCTCATCCTCTTCGCTCGACAGTTCCTTGATGTTAAACTGATCGCCTAACAGATACAGCGTACTCTTCTTCTCTGCTGCCGTCCGCTTCACAACCTCAACGACTTCAGGCTGATCCACTGCGCTTACTACTGGAACGCCGGCTTTAATAATGCCGGCTTTCTCGAAGGCTACGGCCTCAAGCGTGTCGCCAAGCCGGTCCATATGGTCATGGCCGACATTCGTAATGACGGAGATGATAGGCGTAACGATATTCGTAACGTCCATTCTTCCGCCAAGCCCTGTTTCCCAAACGACATAATCCGGATAAGTGACGGTCGCATAGAACAGAATGGCAAGAGCCGTAGATACTTCGAACATCGTAGGCGAGCCGAACTCCGTCTCCGCTAATTCCTCTACATGCGACTTAAGCACATTGGACAGACGAAGAAGAGTCTCTTCGTCAATATCCTGGCCGTTATATTGGAACCGGTTTGTGAACTTCGTAATATAAGGCGAAGTAAACGTCCCCACATCATATCCGCATTTCATCAATACGCTTGTTAAGTATGCGCAGGTTGAACCTTTTCCGTTTGTACCCGCAATATGAATAAATTTGAGTCTGCGGTGAGGGTTATTCAGTCTCTCCAGCAGCTGCTCAATACGGTCAAGACCCGGGCGGATTCCAAACGGAATAAGCCCGTTGATCCAATCGACCGCTTCCTTATAGGAACGAAGCATGCCGCTTCGTTCCATTCCTGTTCCGTTTTCGATCATCGTAAGCGTCCTTCTTCCATCAGATCATTAGCTGCGCAGCTCTTCGATACGCGCAAGAACCTTATCTCGTTTGCCTGCGTAGTCTGCCATTTTGGCGCGTTCTTCTTCAATGACTTTAGCCGGAGCCTTCGCAACAAAACCTTCGTTACCAAGCTTTTTCTCTACGCGCTCTACTTCGGAATTCAGCGTTGCGAGCTCTTTCTCTAGACGGGCGATCTCCTGCGAAATATCGATCAGGCCCGCAAGTGGCAGGTAAAGCTCCGCACCGGTTACGATTGCCGTCATTGCTTTATCCGGAGCTGCCAAGCCAAGACCGGTCTCAAACGACGAAGTGCCGCAGAAACGTCTGATAAATTCTTCGTTGCGGCTGACAATCGCCGCTTCCGCTTCACCGGAAGGCTTGATCATCAGCTCAACCTTCTTGCTCATCGGTACATTCACTTCCGCACGAACGTTGCGTACCGCACGGATAATGTCCATGAGAAGCTCCATCTCTTTTACCGCTTCCGGCGCTTCAAGAGCTTCCTCGTATACCGGCCAAGCGGCTAAGGTAATCGACTCGCCTTCATGCGGCAGATGCTGCCAGATTTCCTCGCTGATGTAAGGCATAAACGGATGAATCAGACGCTGCGTACGGTCAAGCACATAAGCGAGTACCGACTGCGTCGCGCGTTTTGCCTGCTCGTCAGTGCCGTACAGATTAAGCTTCGCAAATTCGATATACCAGTCGCACAGATCATCCCAGATGAAGTTGTACAAAATACGGCCGGTTTCTCCGAACTCGTAGCTGTCGATCAGACGGGTCGCTTCGCGCACCGTTTCGTTAAGACGATGCAGGATCCAGCGTTCAGCCGTACCGAGATTGCTCTTGATATCGATATCGGAAGACGTAAAGCCCTCGAGGTTCATCAGAGCGAAACGGGATGCGTTCCAAATCTTGTTCGCAAAATTGCGGGCCTGCTCGACTTTCTCGATCCGGAAGCGCAGATCCTGACCCGGCGTGCTGCCTGTCGAGATCATGTAACGCATCGCATCGGCACCGTAGTTCTCGATTACGTCAAGCGGGTCAACGCCGTTGCCAAGCGATTTGGACATTTTGCGTCCTTCCGCGTCGCGAACGAGACCATGCATCAGCACGTCCTTGAACGGAATTTGATCCGTGAACTCAAGTGCCGTAAAGATCATGCGGGCAACCCAGAAATAAACGATGTCATAACCCGTTACAAGAACATCCGTCGGGTAGTAACGTTTGAAGTCTTCCGTTTCTTCCGGCCAGCCGAGCGTGGAGAACGGCCAAAGCCCGGAGCTGAACCAGGTATCCAGAACGTCTTCGTCCTGACGCAGCGATGCGCTGCCGCAAGCCGCGCAGGCTGTTACGTCCTCGCGGGCAACATGCATCTCGCCGCAGGATTCGCAGTACCACGCCGGAATGCGGTGGCCCCACCACAGCTGGCGGGAAATACACCAGTCGCGAACATTCTCGATCCAGTTCAAATAAATTTTCTCGAAGCGGTCCGGTACAAAGTTAACGCCATTGCCGGATTTTTGCGCTTCAATCGCGCGTTCAGCCAGCGGCTTCATCGCAACGAACCATTGCGTCGACAAATACGGTTCAACAACCGCGCCGCTGCGCTCGCTATGGCCAACTTGATGCACGTGATCCTCGATGCGGATGCAAACGCCTTGCTCCTGCAGATCCTTCACCAGCTGCTTGCGGCAGTCTGCGCGGTCGAGACCTTGATAAGGACCCGCATGCTCGTTCATGGTGCCTGTCTCATCCATTACGATGATTTGCGGCAGGTCATGGCGCAGGCCAACCTCGAAGTCATTCGGGTCATGCGCAGGCGTGATTTTTACCGCGCCGGAACCAAAATCCTTCTCCACGTATTCATCGGCAATAATCGGAATCTCGCGGCCAACAACCGGCAGCACGATCATTTGGCCAATCAGGTGCTTGTAACGCTCGTCTTCCGGATGAACCGCTACGGCCGTATCGCCGAGCATCGTCTCCGGACGCGTTGTTGCAACGGTAATATGGCCGCTGCCGTCCTTGAGCGGATATTGGAGATGGTACAGGTGGCCGTTGAGCTCTTTGTACTCTACTTCAATATCGGACAAAGCCGTGCGGGCAGCCGGATCCCAGTTAATAATCTTTTTGCCTCGGTAGATAAGGCCCTTCTCATGCAAACGGACGAATACTTCACGTACCGCCTTGGACAAACCTTCATCCAATGTAAAACGTTCGCGGGAATAGTCCAGAGACAGTCCCATTTTGCCCCATTGCTCGCGAATCGTGCCCGCATAAAGCTCTTTCCAGTCCCAAACCTGCTCCAGGAACTTCTCGCGTCCAAGGTCGTA
This region of Paenibacillus sp. JDR-2 genomic DNA includes:
- a CDS encoding bifunctional folylpolyglutamate synthase/dihydrofolate synthase; its protein translation is MIENGTGMERSGMLRSYKEAVDWINGLIPFGIRPGLDRIEQLLERLNNPHRRLKFIHIAGTNGKGSTCAYLTSVLMKCGYDVGTFTSPYITKFTNRFQYNGQDIDEETLLRLSNVLKSHVEELAETEFGSPTMFEVSTALAILFYATVTYPDYVVWETGLGGRMDVTNIVTPIISVITNVGHDHMDRLGDTLEAVAFEKAGIIKAGVPVVSAVDQPEVVEVVKRTAAEKKSTLYLLGDQFNIKELSSEEDEQTFRFEGMFRSIDPLTITLNGAHQRTNAAVAVMTLEVLRQYYALIVEDDALADGLREAKWPGRLEMVSRSPRILIDGAHNPEGAESLVQALRSTYRYDRLHVMMAMVENKNHRDVLKHILPIVDTLIVTEPDFRSKLDAELLADLVRDVKPAESSFELIVEKDWREGLRKLQQLTGETDLGVVTGTLYLIGDVRSRILYNSDSEKGW
- a CDS encoding valine--tRNA ligase, whose protein sequence is MSDKTTMPTTYDPKAAEQKWYDFWQQGQFFKAGQRPDAKPFTIVIPPPNVTGMLHIGHALDFTLQDIIIRTKRMQGFDTLWLPGTDHAGIATQTKVEQKLREQGLSRYDLGREKFLEQVWDWKELYAGTIREQWGKMGLSLDYSRERFTLDEGLSKAVREVFVRLHEKGLIYRGKKIINWDPAARTALSDIEVEYKELNGHLYHLQYPLKDGSGHITVATTRPETMLGDTAVAVHPEDERYKHLIGQMIVLPVVGREIPIIADEYVEKDFGSGAVKITPAHDPNDFEVGLRHDLPQIIVMDETGTMNEHAGPYQGLDRADCRKQLVKDLQEQGVCIRIEDHVHQVGHSERSGAVVEPYLSTQWFVAMKPLAERAIEAQKSGNGVNFVPDRFEKIYLNWIENVRDWCISRQLWWGHRIPAWYCESCGEMHVAREDVTACAACGSASLRQDEDVLDTWFSSGLWPFSTLGWPEETEDFKRYYPTDVLVTGYDIVYFWVARMIFTALEFTDQIPFKDVLMHGLVRDAEGRKMSKSLGNGVDPLDVIENYGADAMRYMISTGSTPGQDLRFRIEKVEQARNFANKIWNASRFALMNLEGFTSSDIDIKSNLGTAERWILHRLNETVREATRLIDSYEFGETGRILYNFIWDDLCDWYIEFAKLNLYGTDEQAKRATQSVLAYVLDRTQRLIHPFMPYISEEIWQHLPHEGESITLAAWPVYEEALEAPEAVKEMELLMDIIRAVRNVRAEVNVPMSKKVELMIKPSGEAEAAIVSRNEEFIRRFCGTSSFETGLGLAAPDKAMTAIVTGAELYLPLAGLIDISQEIARLEKELATLNSEVERVEKKLGNEGFVAKAPAKVIEEERAKMADYAGKRDKVLARIEELRS